atgaattggTGGAGTAGCTGTTTGGAGTGCCATGAAAGAAGAGGTGAAGTAATTCAAAGCAAATTACTTTGGGACCAAAACAGTTAAGTTAAATACAGAAGGATGTTATTAGAAAAAGAGCTAAGTGAATGTAAGGTTTTCTTTTGGTGTTATGTTTAGTGTAATTCCACATGGCTGTGTAGTATGTTAAATAAgtgcactttctttctttttttctaaagattttatttatttattcatgagacacacacacacacacacacacacacacagaggcagagatatatgcagagggagaagcaagcttgaTGCAGGAGTCTGAtataggactggatcctgggactctacaatcactccctgggccaatggcaggcgtaaactgctgagccacccaggcatcccagataaaTGCACTTTCAATGTTTATTGATGCTCTGAAATCTCTCGATTTTGCCAGATGTCTGAGGTGTGTCCTAGCAATATTCATTTacccattaatttatttaatcactcATTCAAGAGaactttatgtatgtatgtatgtatgtatttataaagatttatttacttattcatgagagacacacagagagaggcagtgacataggcagagggaaaagcaggctccttgcagggagcctgatatgggacttgataccagatcctgggatcacatcctgagccgaaggcagatgctcaactgctaagccacccaggcatcttagAACATTTACTATTTAGCTGCTATTTTCAATCTCTGGGTATAGAATCAAGGAATGGTAACAAATAGAAGTGTGAAGTTTTAGGagattatttatgtaaataatcttatatatttttaggatAATCAATCCAAAAATCTTAGcagattgaattttatttaatataaattttatttatatttgaatttcatatgaAATGAATAGTACACATTACTGTTTTATTCATGAGGGCGGCTTATTATTTAGGCTTGGAGCACTGAAGTCAGATTAATTGCCTGGTATGTATCCAAGCACAGTAAATTGTAGGTTGGCAACTAGAAGTATGTAGAAATACATCATAAACTGGAAGTGGCTACCTTCTTACAAGGGAATGTAGAGATTAGAAATGTTCCTCTGATCAATGTGTGGCAAGCAGCTAAAGCATTTACAATTAAACTCAtcacactatttttttaagtaacagtCTTCTGAGTGCTGCAATCACATCCTTGTTCCTAAGGCTGTATATCATAGGATTAAACATCGGGGTCACAATGGTATAGAAAAGAGAGAACATCTTGTCAGTTCCTGCAGAATGATTGGATTTGGGCCTTAAGTAGGTGATGGTAGCCGATCCAAAGAATAAAAGCACAACAATGAGATGGGAAGAACAGGTGGAGAAAGCCTTGGCCCGTCCTCTGGCTGTTGGCAACCTCAGAATGGTGGAAATGATTTTGCTGTAAGAGGCAAGTATTAACAGAAAAGGAACTGCAACAAACAACACAGCTAGTACATAGACTGCTATCTCATGCACAACAGTGTCCCCACAGGCTAGCTTGAGGATGGGAGGTATGTCACAGAAGAAGTGGTTGATTTGGTTAGAATTACAGAAATGTAGAGAGAAAATCTGCCATGTTTGTCCTATTTGGCCTGGGACTCCACCAATCCAGGACCCAACAGCCAGTTGGACGCACATCTTGTGGTTCATGATGAGAGGGTAGTGCAGAGGGTTACAAATGGCCAcgtagcggtcataggccatcacagCCAGGAGGAAACATTCAGTGGCTCCCAGCATAAGGAAAAAGCACATTTGAGTGGCACAGCCCAACCAAGAAATGCTTCTGTCCTGAGTCCAAAGGTTCACCAGAATCCTGGGGAGGGTGACAGACACATAACAGATTTCCAAGTAGGAAAAATTTGCCAGGAAAAAATACATGGGCTTTTGGAGTGCAGCATCAAgtctggttattattattatgaggCTATTTCCAATTAAGATAATAACATAAATGATGGAGAACACCCCAAATAGTAACCCTTGGAGGTTTGGAAGGTCAGAAAATCCCAAGAGTACAAATTGTGTTATTGTGGAACCATTGTCTTCTGCTCTCATCTCTTCAACGTCATCTGTGGGAATGATTGAATCAGAAGTCCAAGTTACTCTGATTTCTTTGGTTCTTGTCTTCTTGCACACATGGCATGCCTGCCAATTTTTCCCATCCTCTGTTAAAACAAATCTGTAATTGCCAGCACTCTAGAAGTGTGGTGAAGtgtaattttcattattattaaatgtatctgtaagaaaaaaagtccccatggcctttttttttctgatatgaatTATATTGCTTTGCTTCTGAAGATAAGATATGTAATTATCATGTCCCTATCCATTGTAACACTCAAAAGTACAAAATCTGAATTTATGTTCACTTGTGACAAGGATTCCATTCTTTCACCTCCTATGttttctccccacccctcaaCTCTGTTTTCCACTATTATCAATTCAAAATGAATCTCATTGcacaagtaaatattttaagccacCTAAATTGGCATTAGGGCTGAATacagttcatttttaaagtagtGGGTTTTTTGGGGGTATTTCTAAATCTCTTTGAGCTTTGACATTCTGCATGCTTAGACtatttttctgtaaaacaaaattGGTGAACCAAACACTAAATATCATGGGgtgttattttatctttaaactgTGTATTTCAGTGTAAGATCCCtgaaatcagcattttttttttttcagattttgcagagtggagaaaaggaagtcaaatgcattttatttctctttttaaatttttattaattaattcattttttaagactttatttattcatgagagacacagagagagaggcagagacataagcagagttCTGGAGAAGCAGCTacatgcagggaaccctatgtgagactctatcctgggactccaggatcacaccctgctgAGATACCTAGGCATCCCACAAATCCATATTTTTAAGTTCAATAACATGATACTAACCTTCTACACCCAATCTACTCCAAAGTAACTTGGAAGCATTTTCTAAGTAGCAGCTTGAAAGAATATAGGTTAATTGCAAGCAGACTATTTGGCTTCCTGTCTATCTTAACTTTAATACGCCAAAGTCTTATGAGAGCTATGGAAAATCTCTCCTTGGCAtctcagaaacagaaacagattctctctctccctctgctggctcCCCTCAACCCTGCTCTTTCTATatatctcttaaaaaagaaaaagaaaaagaaaaaagaaaaaagaaaaagaaagaaaaagaaataagatgagGAACAATAAATTTTTCTGAGAGATCCAGGattcctttctttgtgtgtgtgtatgtatgtgtgtgtcacacttttacatgtatgtatgtttCTGTTGTACCTGAGAATAGAAAGTGGACAATGAAATTGTTCTTTAGACAGAGGTAAATATGGCATGTGGTACACATGAAGACACATTTGTGATTATTGCTAATTGTAAAGTGCTGCCTACgtcatattttaaattaacaaaacaaaacaagaaacacttAAATTCATAGATATACTTACCCAGGGATGGAAGGAATAGAAGCTTTCTGTAAaccaacatcaaaataaaataattaaaaagttatattgTGAATACTAAGTTCAGATAGATTCTTTcagctttgaaaagaaaatacttttggtCATTAAATTGTGGAGTTTATTTAATTGAGTGAGCAGggaaaagatcattaaaaatctctttttttttcctgaaagattaGTTTTTTCCCCCCCTATATTCTTTAAACTAGAACCTCAAAGCCTACCTGAAATGAGCAGGTCTTTATTGGCCAAACAATAGGGAGctggtattttattttagcagATGCTTTTGGGACTTAAATCTCTGAAGCTATTACCCTTGGGCTTTGATGTTACACAAACATGTCGGTAATTATACTTCTGGTTCTGTGTAGCTCCCTGTGAATTCAGAAACAGGCAAAGACTGAGCTTTAATGTTTCACTGTCATCAAGTTGATCTATGCCAGAAAGAAAActccaaattattattattttttaaaagattttatttatttaatatttattttaaagttttaattttttattcatgagagacacgtagagagaggcagagacacagaaagaaggagaagcaggctccctgcagggagcccaatgggggactcagtcccaggaccccgaaaccatgttatttgtttatttttcagagagagagaaagagagagagagaaaaagcacaggcagggggaactggagagggaaaagcaagtcccctgatgagcagagaggatccaagaaccctaggatcatgacctgagacaaaggcaaatgcttaaactactaagccacccaagtgctcccaaaattattattatttatttttattggtgttcaatttgccaacatatgtaATAACACCTagtcctcatcccatcaagtgcccccctcagtgcttgtcacccagtcacccccaccccccacccacctccctttccaccaccccttgttcatttcccagagttaggagtctttcatgttctgtattCTTCAGCTTCTCTGAACTTATATTATTCTCCTCTagtcaaagagaaaaatctaatgAAAATGAAGTTGACCCCCcccttaatcatttctagctccTTTTgattgttcattttgtttcttctgcatTTGAAACATTCTCCTTCATAATCAGTTTACGTATGTTACTACAATTtcaaggtattttctttttttattgaagtgtcaTTGATTGGTGTAAAATTCACCCTTTCAGAGTatatagttttttggtttttaacatattttcaagATTGTTAAGCCATCACTATAGTCTAATCCTGAAACTGTGAGAAACCCATTCCTGTTAGGTGCCACACTCCTTGCCCCCTTCCAGCTCCCAGGGACCAATAACCAACTTTCTAATCTTCacactgtgggacccaggaaatttaacaaaaatcctctacccctggacaagcagagcaggactaactccattttgtgctacacctgccacctcctgtatgacccccacatgacctgcttattgcttaaggcgctgccccaccctagtcaagctgctgggcccaccctaatcagaaatcagctcataacaaagtaaccctgctttgtgcccgacAAAACtgcgcaccaattctgaccaaagtaataggccagctcaaatggatactatagggtaagatgtaattcaattggccacctgcgtgtggatcgacatgactgtgcaactttctgcatatcccatgggccactggcccctataaagctgctatgcctcttagtctcagggtccaagtccctgctccgctgtgtggggtgcacttggacccaagcccgagcttgtaaataaaccctcgtgtgtttgcatcagtgtcgggtcctcggtggtttctcggatttgtgatcttgggcacaacatttgggggctcatcCGGGATCCGAGaacccccaggaccccatccagAAGGTTTCACGcatggtgagtgcactcaactttttccaccttttgtgcGCATATTTTCTGAGAGCTTTAAACTGTACTGTACCTGTAGGAATTCCGATCTGTATTGGGTCAACATTGGCTTAGGCAGACGCGCTGGCAGGCTGTcgaccgggggtcttgaggagacgtcccttgcccccgcctggaggatggggtcctcatctgtaaggaggacggaggtcctcatttataggaggacgggggtcctcgtctgtaaggGGGAcagaggtcctcatctgtatggaggacggggtcctcatctgtaaagaggacggaggtcctcatctgtaggaggacgggggtcctcatctgtgaGGAGGACAGGGGACCTCATCTGTGAGGAGGGccagctgccagcccttcgggttactttctgttttgtctctgcgATTGCATAGGAACGTTGGTCTGTGTTATTATGTCCTTGTTaacttttttttgcatttgtctgtgttgttGGGTCCTTGTTAATTGTCTTTACtgtctgtgtcttggtgtggattggggacataatgggggagacagaaaccactcccctgtctcttatgctctcccacttcttgGATGTTACGGAAAGAGCTcgtattctgagcatagacatacagagagagagattccaaatttattgcatatcagaatggccaacctttgacgtgggatggccctGAGAAGGAACTTcccacctacctattatcttacaggttaaggccgtgatcttcagggacaaaccagacggccaccctgaccaggtgcccaacatcctggcctggcaggacatgaCCGAAAAATTCCCTTCCTTGGCTAACACCGTTTTTACACCCCTCAAAGTGCACAActcagctgaaggtaaggagagaccccaggtccaccgccagactctaggggcaggtctccaggctgccgcgcgcaagcctaccaatctggccaaggtctatgatgtgaggcagggtaaggatgagagtccagcagccttcttagagagagtcttagaggcttttaggcagtacacccctatgaacccagaagccccggaaacaaaggccgcaattatcatggcttttgttaaccaggctgctccggacattaaaaagaaattgcaaagtgtagagagactgagagagaagagcttgcaggacttagcgATAGTAGCAGAATGAGTCTACAATAATAAGATTCggaagaacaacaaaccaaactaagtgaccggcaaacctgaaacctggccaagatcctgctggccacaaccatgaaTGACCCGCAGGAaagacggaggcacctcaagaaactggcttcagggacaggtaaggaggatggccctggtccccatcgggagcgccctaagctgaacaaaaaccaatgtgcttattgcaaagaagagggccactgggtaaaaagctgccctaacaaaagatctaaggcccctgccaagatcttggaaaTGGAGGACCTAGACAATTAGGGGAGTCAGTGTTGGGCACCCTTCCCCAAGCCCAGGATAACTCTTAAAGTGGAGGGGCAACCTATTGAATTCCTAGCGGACACTGGGACACAACATtcagttttattacaaccccaaaggaaattggcaaacaagacttcatgggtgcaaggggccatgGGCACGAAACaatactcatggactacccgaagaactgtggatctcggCACGGGCtgggtatcccactccttcatggtcatccctgagtgtccctacccgtTGTTAGGTCAGGATTttctcaccaagatgggggcacaaatttgcttccaccccaaaggggcaaaagtcctaaacaagAAGGGTCACctgattcaggtgcttgtcctgagtttagaagatgaATATCATCTCCACCAAATGCCCtcagccccaatgactgacattgaccgtTGGCTGTGGGAATTTCCCCAAGCGtgggcagaaactgggggaatCGGGCTGGCCCAGCATAGACCGaccatatacatagaactaaagctgggggcagaccctgtcagggtacgccaataccccatgcctctaGTAGCACGAAAGGGAATCACACCCCACATACAGCGACTACTGGACTCGGGCATATTAAGGCCCTGCCAATCGGCATGGAACACTCCCTTGCTTCCAGTTCAGAAACCGCACTCTAACGATTACAGGCCAGTCCAAGACTTGAGGGAAGTCAACCGGAGAGTAGAGGATATGCACCCTACggtcccaaacccatacaccttcctctccaccctgcctccagACAAAACTTGGTATACGGTATTAGATTTAAAAGATgcctttttcagcctgcctttagcGCCCAAGAGCCAAGACCTCTTCGCCTTTGAATGGACGGACCCTGAGACAGGCATCAATGGTCAGCTCACCTGGACTCGACTaccacaaggattcaaaaattcaccGACCATCTTCAATGAGGCATTACACGAAGACTTGGGTGAGTTGCATTCCAAGCACCTTCATTTGACTTTATTACAATATGTAGATGATATCCTGTTGGCGGCGGAGGACCAGGACACATGCCTGCGAGGTACCAGGGACTTGCTCCAGACCATAGCGGCCCTAGGATACTGGGCCTCAGCTAAAAAAGCCCAGATCTACAGAGCAGAGGTGAGCTACCTTGGGTACAAATTAAAGGATAGACAAAGATGGTTGACGGATGCACGGAAGGAAACTGTCTTAAGAATCCCACAGCCGCAAACTGTCCACCAGGTACGTGAATTCCTGGGGTCAGCAGGGTTCTGTCGCTTATGGATTCCCGATTTTGCTGAGATGGCCAGACCCCTCTATTAGGCCACCAGGCACCAGCAAAATTTTGAATGGACAGAGGCCATGAACAGAGCCTTTAATGACCTTTAAACAGGCCTTACTGTCTGCCCCGGCTCTTGGGTTGTCCGATCTAGCCAAGCCTTCTACCTGTATGTGGATGAGAAAGACGGGGTGGCAAAAGGGGTCCTTGTCCAGTACTTAGGTCCCTGGAAGAGACACAGCCTATCTCTCCAAAAAGCTGGACACGGTGGCTGCTGGATGGTccccatgcttaaaaattattgctgCGGTGGTCACTATGGTCAAGGATGCAGACAAACTGGCCATGGggcaagaactgcatgttaccaccccacatgctattgaaggggtactcaaacagcccccagaccgctggatcagcaatgcccatctgacccattatcagagcctgctgctaaaccccaccagaattttatttaagccaccaacAACCCTGAATCCcacaacgctactccctaacccagactgggcccccccctctgcatgactgtcaagaaatttttgCACAGGTGCACGgcatcagagctgatctccaggaccagccactgccgaatgCGGACgtcacctggtacacggacggcagcagttttgtgcGAGAAGGAGTCAGATGTGCGGGGGCAGCCGTAACCACGGAAACGGAGACCATCTGGGCGGAGCCACTGGCAGCCAGAACGTcagctcaatgggcagaactgatggcactggccaaggcgctgaccatgggggaaggtaaaCGAGTAAACATCTACAGTGACAGCAGGTACACCTTTGCCACCGCTCACatccacggagccctttacaggaAGAGAGAGCTCCTGACAGCAGACggaaagactgttaaaaacaaaacagagattcttgaactcctgagggccctctggctgcccaaggccctagccatcatccactgtccggggcaccaaaaggcagacacgccagtagccaggggaaaccagCTAgctgatttaaaagcaaaggaggaggCCCTtatggtgacccaggtcttagcaacctgCTCATGAAGGAGCATATcttctcccaccccccaccacacatCATCCACCATTTCATTGACATTAGGACTCCATCACCTATTCTATACTTAGTGTATCCTTTACTGAATTATGTTCCCTttgttcataaaatatatatatatatatatatatatatatatatatataaaatatactacaTTTGAGATTTCAGGAATAAGAccaatgtttatatttatattctctaaGCTCCCCAGTACATGATTTGCAAAAGTAACTGCTTTCTAAATATTCATTGCTGAATCTTCTTagctatttaaaatgaaaggtgATATGCGAAGAATAATAATACAATGTATTTGGGGATTTATCTATTAATAGAATTCATATGTgcaaaaataatgcatttaaagaaGTTCATCTAGATGCAGATAATTctaaaaaagcagagaaaaagaggTAGCCCCTGTCTTATTATTACTAATGGTCCACTAATGAACAATTTGCTCATTATCCTCATAATTTTAGGGGCTGTTGGtctttgtttaataataaaaaaataatttttacatcaGGGAACACAAAGTGGTTCTCTTGAACTAATACCAAGACTGCATCTGGTCACTGACCTCATGCTACTTAGTCAACAGGAAACAGGGGTTTCTCTACCAGTTGAGGGTGGTTGTTCCTGAATATAAGGGGAACAGGTGATCTTTACTATAGAGATAGGGTAATGAGGTGTGTTTCTGGAACGTAAGAGAGCCTCTGGGGGCACCTCTGAGAACTCACATGTCCAATATTAAAAAGTGAATGGAAAACTGTAACAGACCCAGATAAAAAGAACTAGAAGTGATACCTATATTGAGGGATCAAGCTTTGGGCCACTTCACAAGACAAGGAAACAAGACAACTGGGATGCTAATTGAAATTAAAGGGGTTATGGTAGAGgctgtggaaaaaaggaaatgctatGGTACCAGCTATGATCATGTGTCCCATGGGGAAAACAAGACTGTAGGAGTTACGatgttgtttttcctttgttgtgatataaatatattgaCTAGTATTTCTGTCTCTCCTATTTCCTCTGATTCCTAACATAAGATACATTGAGAAGGTTTAAACTTTTACTTCAAGGTTTTTGCATGTTATGGGATATGAAAGCTGTGTGACAGCCTCAAAGACCCTGGACCACCGCATAAGGATAAATTGGCATATGAAACTTTGTGTCACTCCTTTTCTTTCCATTGCATGTATGCATCTGTTAAAAATAAGCATACTTTTGCTGTTGTCTTATTTGAAAGTGGATTGTGAGTAAAAGACATGCCTCTGAATGGCATGTTGAAAAGGGGGTGGATTATTTGGGATCCTGCTGCCAAGGTGGTTGTGGCTGGGAGCTGCATTTCCCAAATCTTCTCAGCCAGGTTTCAAGATagcattattaaaaagagaaatttgcatGAGGTTTGGGCATAAATAGCCTCTTTCCTTAATGTTTATAGTGGTTCTGCTTTTATTACCAAAGTTATGAATTAAGCAGCTTCAATAATACGGGGACCACAGAGGCTTCAGCACAGACCAAAGAAGAGGGCATAGCTAAGTGGGTGGCCCCAGGAAATTCTGACTATGATAgggctaaaaaataaatttgggctTTGCTGGCTACCACAGAGTCTTGAGAATTTGATAGGTGCCTGTACCCCCGGAGGAAATATAGGATTCTCCCTGGGGGAAAAGCAGTGTGGACCATCATGAAAGCTCACCAAATAACAACAGCCCTGCAGACC
This is a stretch of genomic DNA from Canis aureus isolate CA01 chromosome 21, VMU_Caureus_v.1.0, whole genome shotgun sequence. It encodes these proteins:
- the LOC144293326 gene encoding olfactory receptor 10AG1-like, which gives rise to MRAEDNGSTITQFVLLGFSDLPNLQGLLFGVFSIIYVIILIGNSLIIIITRLDAALQKPMYFFLANFSYLEICYVSVTLPRILVNLWTQDRSISWLGCATQMCFFLMLGATECFLLAVMAYDRYVAICNPLHYPLIMNHKMCVQLAVGSWIGGVPGQIGQTWQIFSLHFCNSNQINHFFCDIPPILKLACGDTVVHEIAVYVLAVLFVAVPFLLILASYSKIISTILRLPTARGRAKAFSTCSSHLIVVLLFFGSATITYLRPKSNHSAGTDKMFSLFYTIVTPMFNPMIYSLRNKDVIAALRRLLLKKIV